From the Marivivens sp. LCG002 genome, the window TTATGGAACCTCGCACCTTGCCCTCAAGCGACGGGCACGTCTGCAAACGGGGGAAACGCTGCTCGTTCTGGGCGCTGCAGGCGGTGTGGGTCTCACTGCGGTTGAAATCGGCAAGCTCATGGGGGCGCGTGTCATCGCAGTGGCCAGAGGTGCGGAAAAGCTCGAGATTGCACGCCAAGCAGGCGCTGACATTCTGATCGACGCGGGCGCCGATCTCGCCCAAGAGTTACGCAATCTCGGCGGCGTCGATGTGGTTTATGATGCCGTCGGTGGGGATGCCTTCAAACAGGTACTCAAAGCCTGTAACCGCGAAGCGCGCTATCTCGTTATCGGTTTTGCAAGTGGCGAGGTCCCGCAAATCCCTGCAAACCATTTGCTGGTGAAGAACATCGATGTGATCGGGTTCTACTGGGGTGGATACCTCAAATTCGCGCCCGATGCTCTCTTTGACTCGCTCGCCGAATTGATGGACTGGCACGCAAAAGGCCAGCTCAAGCCGCATATCAGCCATGTTATCCCGCTGGATCGCGCTGAAGAGGCGCTCGAGCTCCTTCGGTCGCGTCGATCCACGGGCAAAGTCGTGGTCAAACCCTAGCCCGCATCGAAAGCGTCCCGCACCATTCCGGCCAGTTCCAGAACCGGCAGACGCTCTTCGTCTCGCCTCAGATACATGTGAATGCCGAGGCTCGACAGGGTCGGAAGGGCGCCGCCGTGGTCGATGATCTCGAAATAGGGCGGACAGGTGCCTTCGAGCAGAGCATGCACCGCAAGATCGGCACTGACCGCCGCTTCAACGCTGCGCGAGGACTCAGCATCCACCGACAAGTCCCATGGAATACCCGCTGCATCGAGCCTACGCACGATTTCCGGTCGAAACATGCAGCGGGTCTCGAATGCCATCGGCAAAGGCCGTTTGCGCCACGCTGTCCCGTTCGGAGCCCCGACCCAGATCAAGGGCTTTTCCGCAAGCGGCTCTGCGCCGTTATCGGGCTCTGGCTCTGTCGTCAGGATCAGATCGATCTCCCCCTTGGCGTATTGCTCCTTCAACGTCCGTGTAAACGACGACAGAAGCTGCACCTTCATCCGGGGAAAAGCAGCACTGAAGGCGCGGAGCACCTCGGGAATTGTCGGATAGACGATGTCGTGCGGCACCCCGAGAATGATCTCGCCTTCATATTCGGTGGCAAGCAGGCGACCGAGCACCTCGTCATTCAGTGACAGCATCTTGCGTGCGTAGCCCGCCAGTTGGTGTCCAGAGGCGGTCAGCTCGACAGAACGCCCGTTTTTCTCGATCAGGGTCAGCCCGAGACTGTCTTCCAGACGCTTGATCTGCATCGATACGGCGGACTGGGTCAGATGCACGCGATTTGCGGCTTTGGTCACCCCTCCGGTGTCCGAGATCGCGACCAGTGAACGAAGCGCTGTTAGATCAAGGTTTCTCAACATATCAAGTTCTGTGATCTGAGGTTTAATTATATCTCATTTCATTATTCATCCAGGACGTGTGAGTTTCAAGACATTCCTAATTCAGACATGAAAGGCACAGTCGGATGGCACTTCTCGAAATCATACCCGCCCACTTCTCGTTCCGCCGCGCAATCGCGCTTTACATGCAACGTCGTGCGCTCAGGACTTTACCCGATGAGCGCTTGCGCGACATTGGTCGCAGCCGTTCCGAGGTAGAGCGCGAGGCCAAACGGCCCGTTTGGGATGCTCCCGAGCACTGGTATTCCTCCTAAGTCACAGTTTCGTGCGAAAAGTAGTGTTTCTGGCCTTCAACCACTTGAAACGGCAAATCAACTTGCCAATATTTGAGCCAAGGGTCCCGCGCAGCCACGCGGTCCGCTCACTTGTTCAACCATGGAGGAAATCAATGGCTGACTTTCGCACGATGCGCGCTGCGAGCGGTGTTCGCACAGCTGCCATCGACGCGGGCCTTCGCGCCCACATGAATAAAGTCTACGGCACCATGTCGATCGGCATGTTGCTCACCTTTGCAGTAGCTTGGGCCGTCGGCTCGAACCCTGCACTTCTGTCGATCTTCCGCGATCCTATGACGCTCAAGCCGAATATCCTCGGCTACATCGTCATGTTCGCACCGCTCGGCATGGTGTTCGGTTTTGGCGCTGCGATCAACCGTCTCTCGGCCGCTGGCGCACAGTTGTTCTTCTGGACCTTCGCAGCCGTCATGGGCCTGTCGATGTCTTGGATCTTCGTGGCCTTCACCGGCTTCTCGATCGCGAACGTGTTCCTCGTGACCTCGATCGCATTCGCAAGCCTCTCGCTCTACGGCTATACCACGAAGAAAGACATTTCGGGCTGGGGTTCGTTCCTGATCATGGGCGTTGTCGGCATCCTGATCGCCTCGCTCATCAACATCTTTGTCGGCTCGGCCGCGATCCACTTTGCGATCACGATCCTTGGCGTTCTGATCTTTGCGGGCCTGACCGCATATGACACCCAGAACATCAAGAACACCTATGTTGCGCATGCCGCACATGGGGATCAGGAGTGGCTTGGCAAGGCCGCCATCATGGGCGCGCTGAACCTCTATCTCGACTTTATCAACATGTTCATGTTCCTGCTCCAGCTTTTGGGCAATCGCGAATAAGAACGGTTGAAACCGATTGAATTGCCCCGCCAAGGCTCTGCTTTGGCGGGGTTTTCTTTTGCCGACTGTTTCACCGATAAAGAACAAAACGTCACATGATAGCGGTAACGGCTTTTCCCGAAACGCGCCGCATGCTACCCCAACGGAAATTCACCGCACGAGTGGCATATGTTGGACCTTGTGATCTTTGACTGTGATGGCGTCCTTGTGGACAGCGAAATTCTCAGTGCCGATACTCTCATTCATGAATTAAAGCTGATCAGCATTGAAATCGACCGCGATTACGTGCGCACGCATTGCCTTGGCCGCAGCTTCCCTACGGTCGCAAAATCGCTGGCCAAGAACTTCGACACGGTTCTGCCTGCGGACTTCGAACAGCGATATCGGGCCAACCTTCTTGCTCGGTTCGAGACAGAGCTTCGCGTGACCGATGGGATATTCGACGCGATCAAGGCGACACAGGCTGCGGGTTTGAAGACCTGCGTGGCCACCTCTTCAAGCCCGCCTCGGGTTGCACGCACTCTGGGTGTGACAGGTCTTGCGCCCTTTTTCGGGGCAAACGTCTTTACGGCAAGTCAGGTAGAGCACGGCAAACCCGCCCCTGATCTCTTTCTCTTTGCCGCCAAGCAAATGGGTGCCCTGCCCTCCCGCACACTGGTGATCGAAGACAGCCTGCCCGGTCTTGAAGCAGGTTCGGCCGCGCAAATGCACGTGCTTGCCTATGCAGGCGCCAGTCACCTCAAGGGACTACGCCTTGCTCAACCATCGCATGTCAGATCCTTTGACAAATGGGAGGATTTCCCGCACCTGTTAAACGAATTCTCGAACGGGGACCACGCGTGAGCAACGGACGTTTTACACCTGAAACCACAAGGCTTGATGACGCCGCGCGCGCGGGTTGGCTCTATTATGTCGCCGGCAATACGCAGGACGAAATCGCTCGCAAGCTCGGGGTTTCGCGGCAATCGGCCCAACGTTTGGTCGCCATGGCGGTGAGCGAAAAGCTCGTAAAGGTGCGTCTCGATCACCCGATCGGTCGATGCATGGACCTTGCCGGCGCGCTCAAAGAGACGTTCGGGCTCCAATATTGCGAGGTCGTGCCCTCTGATCCGGATGCACCCAACCTCACCACAGGCGTAGCCATTGCCGCCGCAGCAGAGCTGGAACGGGCACTAAAAACCGACGAAGAGCGGATCATCGCCATGGGCACAGGCCGTGCACTCAAATCGACGGTGGAGCAACTTCCGCGGATGAACTGCCCCCAGCACCGGATCGTCTCTCGTCTTGGAAACATGATGAGTGACGGATCGGCGACCCCTTACAACGCTACGATCCAGTTGGCCGAACGTATCGGCGCGAAACAATATCCCTATCCGCTTCCTGTTCTCGCACAGACGAGCGACGAGGTTCAGGTGCTCCACGCCCAAGAGTCCATGCGCAACACGCTTTCGCTTTGCGCACGAGCAGATCTCACACTCGTCGGTATCGGCAACATCGGAGCAACCGCGCCCGTCTATCAGGACGGCTTCCTAAGCGAAAAAGAACTCACCGAACTCGAAGCACGCGGCGCGGCGGGCGAGATCACGAGCTGGATTTACGACGACAACGGCGAATTGATGGATTGCAATTTCAACAGCCGCGTGGCCTCTGCGCGGCTGAACGCGGCAGGGGATCGGCGCATGATTGCGGTTGCCGTAGGCAAGCAAAAAGCACGCGCGATTCTGGCAGCTTTGCGCGGAAAACTGGTCAACGGATTGATCACCGCAGAGCTTACCGCACAGACGATTCTCGAACTGAACGAGGCACGGAATCGAGGCTAACTTCCTCCCGAACACCCAATTGCTGCGCCGCAGCACAAGCAAAGGCCCGACGAAAATGTCGGGCCTTTTGGTTTTTGAATCTAAACAACCAATTGCAAAACAATAACTTTTCTGGATGACGCAGCGCAGCGGAGGACAGGGATTGACAACTTTGCGCAGCTATAGTGAATATATGCCCACTGACTTAGCAATTGCCCACAAACGGGCAAATGGGAGGAAACCATGAAAAAGACAGTTCGCGCTCTTCTGGGCGCATCCGCTCTGTGCTCGGTAGCTCTTGCTGCCAACGCCGAGACACTGACCATTGCCACCGTGAACAACGGCGACATGATCCGCATGCAGGGCCTGACCGAAGATTTCACCGCAAAGACCGGCCACACCGTCGAGTGGGTTACGCTTGAAGAAAACGTTCTGCGTCAGCGCGTCACCACCGACATCTCGACCAAGGGCGGCGCTTTCGACATCATGACCATCGGCATGTATGAAACGCCGATCTGGGGCGCAAACGGCTGGCTCGTCCCGCTGGATGATCTCTCCGAGGAATACAACGTCGCAGACATCCTGCCCGCTATGGCTGGCGGCCTGTCGCACGAAGGCACCCTCTATGCCGCACCGTTCTACGGTGAATCGTCGATGATCATGTATCGCACCGACCTGATGGAAAAAGCCGGCCTCGAAATGCCCGCCGCTCCGACCTGGTCCTTCATTCGTGAAGCAGCGGCTGCAATGACCGACCGCGAAAACGAAATCAACGGCATCTGCCTTCGCGGCAAAGCCGGTTGGGGTGAAGGTGGTGCTTTCATCACCGCGATGTCCAACTCGTTCGGCGCACGCTGGTTCGACATGGAGTGGAACGCCCAGTTCGACACCAAGCCGTGGAAAGACACCCTCGAGTTCTTCGTCGGCATGATGAACGAATCCGGCCCCGCAGGCTATGCCACCAACGGCTTCAACGAGAACCTCTCGCTGTTCCAGCAGGGCAAGTGCGGCATGTGGATCGACGCCACCGTTGCAGCGTCCTTCGTGACCAACCCCAACGACTCGACCGTTGCTGACTCCGTCGGCTTTGCTCTTGCACCCGACAACGGTCTTGGCAAGCGTTCGAACTGGCTCTGGGCATGGGCACTCGCCATCCCCGCAGGCACCCAGAAAGAAGCTGCTGCCAAGCAGTTCATCGAATGGGCAACCTCGACCGACTACATCGAACTCGTTGCTTCGAAAGAAGGTTGGGCAAACGTTCCCCCGGGTGCACGCACCTCGCTCTACGAGAACCCCGAATACATGAAGGTTCCGTTCGCGCAGATGACCCTCGACTCGATCCTTTCGGCTAACCCGAACGACTCGACCGTTGAGCCCTCGCCCTACGTCGGCGTTCAGTTCGCAGCAATTCCCGAATTCGCTGGCATTGCCACCGAAGTCAGCCAGGAATTCTCGGCCGTCTACGCCGGTCAGCAGTCGATTGATGAAGCTCTTGCCAAGGCACAGGCCATCACCAACGACGCAATGGAAGCTGCCGGTTACCGCTAAGCTCCTCCCGATCAAAGGGCGGCCCCAGGGTCGCCCTTTGGCACCACTGCATTTTGCTCCAAAAAATCGCTCAATTTGTTAGGGTGGTGTCTCCGCTGCCAACAGAGGAATTGCGTCCATGGCAACACAACACTCCAGATCAGCAGCGCGCATCATGATGGCCCCCGCCGTCGTTTTGCTTTTGGGATGGATGCTCGTCCCGCTGATCATGACCCTTTACTTTTCGTTCAAGAAGTATCTGCCGCTTCGTGGCGGCGACCTTGGATGGGTCGGCTTCGACAACTACGTCAGCTTCGTCACCAGCAGTTCCTTCTGGCCGAGCGTTTACACCACTTTGATCATCGTCGGCGGCGTTCTTGCCATCACGGTTGTTTTGGGTGTGCTCCTCGCCTTGCTTCTCGACCGCCCGATGTGGGGCCAAGGGATCGTGCGTATCCTTGTGATTGCGCCGTTCTTTGTGATGCCGACCGTTTCGGCGCTAGTCTGGAAGAACATGTTCATGGACCCGATCAACGGTCTCTTCGCGCACCTCTGGAAGGCTTTCGGCGCACAGCCCGTCGAATGGATGTCCCAGGCCTCGCTGACCTCGATCATCATCATTGTCAGCTGGCAATGGCTCCCCTTTGCGACGCTGATCCTTCTGACCGCGATCCAGTCGCTTGACGGCGAGCAGCTCGAGGCTTCTGAGATGGATGGCGCGCCTGCGCTCAAGCGATTCTGGTATATCATCCTTCCGCATCTGAGCCGCGCGATCACCGTCGTGATCCTGATCCAGACGATTTTCCTTCTGTCGGTCTTTGCGGAGATTTTCGTGACCACCGGCGGTGCATTCGGCACCAAGACACTCTCCTACCTGATCTTCCAGCGTGTTCTGGAGAGCCAGAACATCGGCCTTGGATCTGCGGGCGGCGTCTATGCCATCATCCTTGCCAACATCGTTGCGATCTTCCTGATGCGCATCGTCGGCAAAAATCTCGATAACTAAGGGGGAACGATCATGGCTCGCGCTGTTACCAACCGCACCAAAGCGATCAACACCGCCCTCGCATGGGCTGTCGGTCTCCTGATCTTTTTCCCGATCCTGTGGACCATTCTCACCAGCTTCAAGACCGAGGGCGAGGCGATCGCCTCCCCCCCCGTCTTTCTCTTCTTTGACTGGACGCTGGAGAATTATTCCATCGTTCAGGAACGCTCGGACTACATGCGCTTTTTGACCAACTCGGTGATCATCGCCTGTGGTTCCACTCTCTTGGGGATCATCATCGCGGTTCCCGCCGCGTGGTCGATGGCCTTCGTGCCGTCCAAGCGCACCAAGGACATCCTGATGTGGATGCTCTCGACCAAGATGCTTCCGGCAGTGGGCGTTCTCTACCCGATCTATCTGATGTTCATCAAACTCGGCCTTCTCGACAGCCGCCTCGGCCTTGTGGTCGTCCTGATGCTCATCAACCTGCCGATCATCATCTGGATGCTCTACACCTACTTCAAGGAAATCCCCGGCGAGATCCTCGAAGCGGCCCGTATGGACGGAGCGTCCTTGCGCGAAGAGATCATCTATATCCTCACTCCGATGGCCGTGCCCGGCATTGCTTCGACAATCCTGCTCAACATCATTCTGGCATGGAACGAAGCCTTCTGGACGCTCAATCTCACGGCCGCAAAGGCAGCTCCTCTGACCGCCTTTATCGCCAGCTACTCAAGCCCCGAGGGCCTCTTTTACGCCAAGCTCTCGGCCGCCTCGACGATGGCAATCGCTCCGATCCTCATCATGGGTTGGTTCAGCCAGAAACAACTTGTCCGCGGCCTCACCTTTGGCGCAGTGAAATAAGGAAAGACTGAAATGGGACGCATTACTCTTGATAAGGTGGCCAAGCGCTTCGGCGATGTAGAAGTCATCCCTCCCCTTGATCTGACTATCGAAGACGGCGAGTTCGTTGTCTTTGTCGGCCCTTCGGGTTGCGGTAAATCCACCCTTCTGCGGCTTATTGCGGGCCTTGAGGATGTCTCGGGCGGCCAGATCCGCATCGACAGCAAGGATGCAACCGATCTGCCCCCCGCCAAGCGCGGCCTTGCCATGGTGTTCCAGTCCTATGCGCTCTACCCGCATATGTCGGTGCGCAAGAACATCGCCTTCCCGCTCAAGATGGCAAAGATGGATCAGGCCGAGATCGAAAAGCGCGTCGAGAATGCCGCTTCGGTCCTGAACCTGACCAACTACCTTGACCGTCGTCCGGGCCAGCTTTCGGGCGGCCAGCGCCAGCGCGTCGCAATCGGCCGCGCGATCGTGCGCGAGCCTTCGGCCTTCCTCTTCGACGAACCGCTCTCGAACCTCGACGCGGCGCTTCGCGTCGGCATGCGCATGGAAATTTCCGAGCTTCACAAGAAACTCGCGACAACCATGATCTATGTGACCCACGATCAGGTCGAAGCCATGACCATGGCCGACAAGATCGTCGTTCTTCAGGCAGGTGTGATCGAACAGGTGGGTAGCCCGCTCGAACTCTACCGTGCGCCGCGCAACAAATTCGTTGCCGGCTTCATCGGCTCGCCCAAGATGAACTTTATCGAAGGGGAACTGGCCAAGAAGCACGGCGCAGAAACCATCGGTATCCGCCCCGAGCATATCGCTGCCTCTGCCACCGATGGTGCGTGGAAGGGCGTGGTCGGCGTCTCCGAGCACCTTGGATCGGACACCTTCCTCCACGTGCATGGAACAGGTCTTGCCGACACCATCACCGTGCGCGTGGGCGGCGAGTTCGACCTTCATCACGGCGACACGGTTTATCTGACGCCTGAAGAGGACAAGATCCACCGCTTCGACGCAAAAGGACTTCGCATCGAATGACCCGACTGAGCGGCAAAACGGCGCTGATCACAGGCGCGGCACGCGGGATCGGACTCGCCTTCGCCAAGGCCTATGTGGCCGAAGGCGCGCGGGTTGCGATTGCCGACATCAATCTCGAGGCGGCAGAGCGTGCCGCCGCCGAGATCGGCCAAGCGGCGATGGCTGTGCATTGTGATGTCACGAACAAGGCAAGCATCGAACAGGCCGTCGCCCAAGTCGAAAGCACCTTTGGCGGCATTGATATTCTCGTCAACAACGCCGCCCTCTTTACCGCCGCGCCGATCGTCGAGATTTCGGAAGCCGATTATCACAAGATCTTCGGCGTCAATGTCTACGGAACGCTTTTCATGCTTCAGGCTGTGGCCAAGAGCATGATCGCGCGCGGCAAGGGCGGGAAGATCATCAATATGGCGTCTCAGGCGGGTCGTCGCGGTGAAAGCCTTGTCGCGGTCTATTGTGCGACCAAGGCCGCCGTCATCAGCCTCACCCAATCTGCGGGCCTGAACCTAATCAAACACGGCATCAATGTGAATGCGATCGCACCGGGTGTGGTCGACGGTGAACATTGGGACGGCGTGGACAGCTTTTTCGCAAAATACGAAGGCCTCGCCCCCGGCGAGAAGAAACTACAGGTGGGACTCTCGGTGCCCTACGGCCGTATGGGCCGCCCCGAGGATCTCACTGGAATGGCAATTTTCCTAGCAAGCAAAGACGCCGATTACGTGGTCGCCCAGACCTATAACGTGGACGGCGGGAATTGGATGAGCTGATGGCACAGAAACTGAACTCTGCCCTTTTGGACAAACTCCCCGAAACCATCGGTGTGCCGACCTATGATCGTAGCGCTCTGACGGCGTCGATCCTCCATGTCGGGGTCGGAAACTTCCATCGCGCCCATATGGCTGTCTATCTCGACAAGCTCTTTGCCCTTGGCGAAAGCCATGATTGGGCCATCTGCGGCGCAGGCGTGCGCGGCGGGGATGCAGTGATGCGCGAACGCCTGATGGAGCAGGATCTGTTGACCACTGTGGTCGAACTTGACCCCTCTGGCCTCACGGCGCGCGTCACGGGTTCGATGACCGAATTCCTGCCAGTCGATCCGAACGCGCTCATCGAGCGCATGGCCTCTCCCGTGACAAAGATCGTCTCAACGACGATCACCGAAGGCGGTTATTACGTAAACGCTCTCACCAACGGATTTGATGCGGCACATCCCGATATGGTCGCGGATGCTGCACATGCGGACGCCCCCAAAACCGTTTTCGGGATGGTGATCAAAGCGCTGCGCCTTCGTCGGAATAACGGGCTCGAACCGTTTACCTTCATGTCCTGCGACAACCTTCCTGAAAACGGGCATGTAGCGAAACAGACGGTTGTCGGCCTCGCCCGCTTGTCGGACCCCGCTTTCGCGGACTGGATCGCTGCGAATGTCGCTTTCCCCAATTCCATGGTGGACTGCATCACGCCCGCAACTTCGGACCGCGAACGCGAGATGGTCAAAGACAAATTCGGGATCGTCGATACGGCGCCCGTCGCCTGCGAGCCGTTCCGTCAATGGGTGCTTGAAGACAACTTCCCGACGGGCCGCCCTGCCCTTGAAAAGGTCGGTGCCGAATTCGTCGCGGATGTCGCGAAATACGAGCTTATGAAGCTACGCATTCTCAATGGTGGCCACGCCGCGATTGCCTATCCATCCGCCCTCATCGGTCATCACTTTGTGCACGACGCGATGGCGGACCCGCTGATCCGCGATTGGCTCGACACGCTGGAGCGCCGCGAAATCATGCCGACGCTCGAACCGATCGAGGGCGTCGATTATGATGCCTATCGCGAAAAGATCATCGAGCGCTTCTCGAACCCAGAGGTAGGCGACACGATTCCGCGCCTTTGCCTTGACGGCTCGAACCGCCAGCCGAAGTTCATTCTCCCCACGGCACGCGATGCGCTGGCCAAGGGGCTCGCCGTCGAGGGTCTTGCTCTCGAAGTTGCGCTCTGGTGCCGCTATTGCGCAGGCACCGACGAGGCAGGCAATGCAATTGCGCCGAATGACGACAATCACGAAGAACTCAAGCGTCGCGCCCTTGAAGCCAAAGAGCGCCCGAGCGCCTTCCTTGAGAACAAGTCGGTTTTCGGTGACCTTGCCGAAAACACGGTCTTTGCCGATGCCTTTGCCGAAAAGATCACCGCGCTTTGGGCGGATGGTGTGAAAAAGGTCCTCTCCGACTATATCGGAGCCTAAATCAAAAAGGCGGCCCACAAGGCCGCCTTTTCCGTTCTGGGACAGTTACTTACTGAACCAAAGACAAAAGCGTTTCGATGCGTTCTCGACCCAGTTCCACGCGGCAGGAGGCAATTCCGATGCCCGTGCCCGAACCACCGCCGAATGTTGCTCCGACATAGTCGCAATGACTATCCCTGAAAGCCAACCAAGCCGCTTGCGACGCTTCGAGCGCTGGGGCCGCCTCTTCTCGTTCAGTGGCATCATCAAGTGCCTTGGCGGACTCCATCGCAAAACCAAGCGCGACCTCGAGCGTTTGATCCACAGTGGCCAACATCTCGTTCACGCAGGCCCCGATCTCGACTTGGCTGGACGCATTCATGCTGCATTCGAACGAGGCGTCGGCCAGCACCGCCGTTGGCCCGACCATGCATCCGGCGACAAAACCCAAAAGACCCTTACGCATCGCATAACCCTTTCAAAACTCTACGCAGTCCAGTCTATCCTGCGCGGAAAGGTTTCATAGTCATAGAAATGCTTTCCCATCGCAAAAAATTTGGGACAGACTTCCACACGCGTATCGGTTTGATTGGAGTGCCCATGTCCCTCGTCTCTGTCCAAAAGACTTCGATTATGATCATGTGCTGCCTTGCTTCATCCGTATCGGCAGCAAGCTTTGATTGCGGCAAAGCTTCGACACCCACCGAAACGACGATCTGTTACGATGCCGAACTCTCTGCGATGGACGATCTTATGGGGGAAACCTACAAACGTTCGTTCGAGACCGCCGGATGGATGACAGGGACCCAGATCAAGGAAAGCCAGAAAGAATGGCTCTCCTTGCGGAACGCCTGTGGTGATGATCCCGACTGCATCTATGGCGCTTATGCCGACAGGATCAGCGCGCTTGCCGAAAGCGTCGCCAAATTCGATGCACAGACCTCTGAAACCTCTTTCATCTATTTGGGTGAGCCGACCGGCGGAACCTGTAGCGAAGGCACCCTCAGCGACTTTGGACAATGCGTCGAATTCTTCCCGGGCGGTGCAAGCTTTCGAGGTTTCGGCACTTTGGGGAAAATGGCCTTTTCCTATTTCTACGTTGGAGCGAACGGGCACATGTGCTCTGCCAGTGGCGTCGCCCGAAAGAACGGAACCACTTGGGACTATGTCGATGCGGACTCGGCCTGTCGCCTCTCGATAGAAATCGGTGCGGACGGCATCGCGCTCAACCCGACAGAAGACTGTAATTATTACTGTGGAATGCGCGCGCAGGGCGCAATGAGCGAAGTCATCAAGTTCTAGACAGGGCGGCCCGCCCTTTGGAGGGAGCGGCACACACCGAAAGTCGGGAACCATGGTGCGGGCGGTGGGACTCGAACCCACACGGGGCTACGCCCCAACAGATTTTAAGTCTGGTATGTCTACCATTCCATCACG encodes:
- a CDS encoding sugar ABC transporter substrate-binding protein, translated to MKKTVRALLGASALCSVALAANAETLTIATVNNGDMIRMQGLTEDFTAKTGHTVEWVTLEENVLRQRVTTDISTKGGAFDIMTIGMYETPIWGANGWLVPLDDLSEEYNVADILPAMAGGLSHEGTLYAAPFYGESSMIMYRTDLMEKAGLEMPAAPTWSFIREAAAAMTDRENEINGICLRGKAGWGEGGAFITAMSNSFGARWFDMEWNAQFDTKPWKDTLEFFVGMMNESGPAGYATNGFNENLSLFQQGKCGMWIDATVAASFVTNPNDSTVADSVGFALAPDNGLGKRSNWLWAWALAIPAGTQKEAAAKQFIEWATSTDYIELVASKEGWANVPPGARTSLYENPEYMKVPFAQMTLDSILSANPNDSTVEPSPYVGVQFAAIPEFAGIATEVSQEFSAVYAGQQSIDEALAKAQAITNDAMEAAGYR
- a CDS encoding sugar-binding transcriptional regulator, with the protein product MSNGRFTPETTRLDDAARAGWLYYVAGNTQDEIARKLGVSRQSAQRLVAMAVSEKLVKVRLDHPIGRCMDLAGALKETFGLQYCEVVPSDPDAPNLTTGVAIAAAAELERALKTDEERIIAMGTGRALKSTVEQLPRMNCPQHRIVSRLGNMMSDGSATPYNATIQLAERIGAKQYPYPLPVLAQTSDEVQVLHAQESMRNTLSLCARADLTLVGIGNIGATAPVYQDGFLSEKELTELEARGAAGEITSWIYDDNGELMDCNFNSRVASARLNAAGDRRMIAVAVGKQKARAILAALRGKLVNGLITAELTAQTILELNEARNRG
- a CDS encoding ABC transporter ATP-binding protein, with product MGRITLDKVAKRFGDVEVIPPLDLTIEDGEFVVFVGPSGCGKSTLLRLIAGLEDVSGGQIRIDSKDATDLPPAKRGLAMVFQSYALYPHMSVRKNIAFPLKMAKMDQAEIEKRVENAASVLNLTNYLDRRPGQLSGGQRQRVAIGRAIVREPSAFLFDEPLSNLDAALRVGMRMEISELHKKLATTMIYVTHDQVEAMTMADKIVVLQAGVIEQVGSPLELYRAPRNKFVAGFIGSPKMNFIEGELAKKHGAETIGIRPEHIAASATDGAWKGVVGVSEHLGSDTFLHVHGTGLADTITVRVGGEFDLHHGDTVYLTPEEDKIHRFDAKGLRIE
- a CDS encoding Bax inhibitor-1/YccA family protein, which codes for MADFRTMRAASGVRTAAIDAGLRAHMNKVYGTMSIGMLLTFAVAWAVGSNPALLSIFRDPMTLKPNILGYIVMFAPLGMVFGFGAAINRLSAAGAQLFFWTFAAVMGLSMSWIFVAFTGFSIANVFLVTSIAFASLSLYGYTTKKDISGWGSFLIMGVVGILIASLINIFVGSAAIHFAITILGVLIFAGLTAYDTQNIKNTYVAHAAHGDQEWLGKAAIMGALNLYLDFINMFMFLLQLLGNRE
- a CDS encoding NADPH:quinone oxidoreductase family protein, whose product is MRAFQVLSTDTPPSLQSIEKPEPQGDEVLLRVEACGVNFADLLMCKGTYQDTPTPPFTLGLEVCGTVEALGPEAKGLSIGTRVAVYAGQGGMADYAVYPAALCRPVPASMTSEEAAGFMIAYGTSHLALKRRARLQTGETLLVLGAAGGVGLTAVEIGKLMGARVIAVARGAEKLEIARQAGADILIDAGADLAQELRNLGGVDVVYDAVGGDAFKQVLKACNREARYLVIGFASGEVPQIPANHLLVKNIDVIGFYWGGYLKFAPDALFDSLAELMDWHAKGQLKPHISHVIPLDRAEEALELLRSRRSTGKVVVKP
- a CDS encoding HAD family hydrolase, whose translation is MLDLVIFDCDGVLVDSEILSADTLIHELKLISIEIDRDYVRTHCLGRSFPTVAKSLAKNFDTVLPADFEQRYRANLLARFETELRVTDGIFDAIKATQAAGLKTCVATSSSPPRVARTLGVTGLAPFFGANVFTASQVEHGKPAPDLFLFAAKQMGALPSRTLVIEDSLPGLEAGSAAQMHVLAYAGASHLKGLRLAQPSHVRSFDKWEDFPHLLNEFSNGDHA
- a CDS encoding LysR family transcriptional regulator encodes the protein MLRNLDLTALRSLVAISDTGGVTKAANRVHLTQSAVSMQIKRLEDSLGLTLIEKNGRSVELTASGHQLAGYARKMLSLNDEVLGRLLATEYEGEIILGVPHDIVYPTIPEVLRAFSAAFPRMKVQLLSSFTRTLKEQYAKGEIDLILTTEPEPDNGAEPLAEKPLIWVGAPNGTAWRKRPLPMAFETRCMFRPEIVRRLDAAGIPWDLSVDAESSRSVEAAVSADLAVHALLEGTCPPYFEIIDHGGALPTLSSLGIHMYLRRDEERLPVLELAGMVRDAFDAG
- a CDS encoding DUF1127 domain-containing protein, whose amino-acid sequence is MALLEIIPAHFSFRRAIALYMQRRALRTLPDERLRDIGRSRSEVEREAKRPVWDAPEHWYSS
- a CDS encoding carbohydrate ABC transporter permease yields the protein MARAVTNRTKAINTALAWAVGLLIFFPILWTILTSFKTEGEAIASPPVFLFFDWTLENYSIVQERSDYMRFLTNSVIIACGSTLLGIIIAVPAAWSMAFVPSKRTKDILMWMLSTKMLPAVGVLYPIYLMFIKLGLLDSRLGLVVVLMLINLPIIIWMLYTYFKEIPGEILEAARMDGASLREEIIYILTPMAVPGIASTILLNIILAWNEAFWTLNLTAAKAAPLTAFIASYSSPEGLFYAKLSAASTMAIAPILIMGWFSQKQLVRGLTFGAVK
- a CDS encoding sugar ABC transporter permease, which produces MATQHSRSAARIMMAPAVVLLLGWMLVPLIMTLYFSFKKYLPLRGGDLGWVGFDNYVSFVTSSSFWPSVYTTLIIVGGVLAITVVLGVLLALLLDRPMWGQGIVRILVIAPFFVMPTVSALVWKNMFMDPINGLFAHLWKAFGAQPVEWMSQASLTSIIIIVSWQWLPFATLILLTAIQSLDGEQLEASEMDGAPALKRFWYIILPHLSRAITVVILIQTIFLLSVFAEIFVTTGGAFGTKTLSYLIFQRVLESQNIGLGSAGGVYAIILANIVAIFLMRIVGKNLDN